The window GACTCACCATTGTCACCTTTCCCACAAATGGGTGGCATGTTGGATTGAAACAGAAAAAGGTATAACAGTTGAGGTAACATATGCTGGCAGTCGTGGAAGCGCCCCCTATGCAGAACACTGATGAACCCGTGTCGTTCAGAGTTTCGGGCAAGAACATCCCGAAGCCCGTCATCGCCTTTTTGGACGCTCTTTTTCCTGATTCCGTCCGTATCGATGAAGACGATGATGCGCTTGAGCCGGTGGAAGAATTGGGTTGGTACAAAAAAGCGAAGAAGAGGATGAACCCCGCAAAAGCGTTGAAAATAATGCGGGTAAATGCGGGGCTTACCCAGGCGCAATTGGCCAAAAAGGTTGGTCTCGCAAAACAGAATTACAATTCGCTTGAACGTGGCGCCAGACCCATTTCTA is drawn from Fibrobacter sp. UWR3 and contains these coding sequences:
- a CDS encoding helix-turn-helix transcriptional regulator, whose product is MQNTDEPVSFRVSGKNIPKPVIAFLDALFPDSVRIDEDDDALEPVEELGWYKKAKKRMNPAKALKIMRVNAGLTQAQLAKKVGLAKQNYNSLERGARPISMLMSKKLADALGTSYLMFFRENKSKL